A DNA window from Pseudomonas sp. B21-056 contains the following coding sequences:
- the mksB gene encoding Mks condensin complex protein MksB, which produces MIEPKRVLRALAEHWALLEPLCEHFDQGTLSLNELRSQLAAQQLDSTPQDITNLLDVWIRLDILVPVAKSPNRFELNAQIHDFLAYLRREHRLGLCLEIEAYLRHLERLAGYIQDAFDVRDGNDLARQLRLLDMRVRDVLKKLANDEQALVAVAERAKTSDRQIPLRQRYAEVLATWDEYVEPMIQLVNADGAFEQGVRKVENVLLRMLTEQQRLGHLVDDDMLLRTHARILEMQTSAQLTLRHARELLLPLREEARRHNAVTRGAALALAAIRRKGIDAVPQAAMPLFTRPQSTFLGSASQVEAYVYALARFEPKPARFPKSHKTHKGGDAPRAPRTVREMVERCEDALPLPDLMVWLLEQEPDGATDELLYWFSRLSREKRFKRERLERREYHTHEHQVSLRSFALLSARDAAEDSASIPHAS; this is translated from the coding sequence ATGATCGAACCCAAGCGCGTCTTGCGCGCCCTCGCTGAACACTGGGCATTGCTGGAACCTTTGTGCGAGCACTTCGACCAGGGCACCCTGAGCCTCAACGAATTGCGTTCACAACTGGCCGCCCAACAGCTGGACAGCACGCCCCAGGACATCACCAACCTTTTGGACGTGTGGATCCGCCTGGACATCCTCGTGCCGGTGGCGAAAAGCCCGAACCGCTTCGAGCTGAACGCCCAGATCCATGACTTCCTCGCCTACCTGCGCCGCGAACACCGGCTGGGCCTGTGCCTGGAGATCGAAGCCTACCTGCGCCACCTCGAACGCCTGGCCGGCTACATCCAGGATGCGTTTGACGTGCGCGACGGCAACGACCTTGCCCGCCAGTTGCGCCTGCTGGACATGCGTGTGCGCGACGTGCTGAAGAAGCTCGCCAACGATGAGCAGGCCCTGGTGGCCGTGGCCGAACGGGCCAAGACCAGCGACCGGCAGATCCCCCTGCGTCAGCGCTACGCTGAGGTGCTGGCAACCTGGGACGAGTACGTCGAGCCGATGATCCAGTTGGTGAACGCCGATGGCGCGTTCGAGCAAGGCGTGCGCAAGGTCGAGAACGTACTGTTGCGCATGCTCACCGAGCAGCAGCGCCTCGGCCATCTGGTGGACGACGATATGCTGCTGCGTACCCACGCACGTATTCTCGAGATGCAGACCAGCGCCCAGCTGACCCTGCGCCATGCCCGTGAACTGCTCCTGCCGCTGCGCGAAGAGGCCCGCCGCCACAACGCCGTGACCCGTGGCGCAGCCCTGGCCCTGGCCGCCATCCGCCGTAAAGGCATCGATGCCGTGCCCCAGGCAGCCATGCCGCTGTTCACCCGGCCGCAAAGCACCTTCCTCGGCAGCGCCAGCCAGGTTGAAGCCTATGTCTACGCCCTGGCCCGTTTCGAACCGAAACCGGCGCGCTTCCCCAAGTCCCACAAGACCCACAAGGGCGGCGATGCCCCGCGGGCGCCGCGCACCGTGCGCGAGATGGTCGAGCGCTGCGAAGACGCCCTGCCGTTGCCGGACCTGATGGTCTGGCTGCTGGAACAGGAGCCGGACGGCGCCACCGACGAATTGCTGTACTGGTTCTCGCGCCTGTCGCGGGAAAAACGCTTCAAGCGCGAGCGTCTGGAACGCCGCGAATACCACACCCACGAGCATCAGGTCAGCCTGCGCTCCTTCGCCCTGCTCTCGGCCCGCGACGCTGCCGAGGATTCTGCGAGCATCCCCCATGCATCTTGA
- the mksF gene encoding Mks condensin complex protein MksF produces MSQERYGIRRFALLNTAGYSLGLFPLEEPLSVYGANNLGKSASINALQFPILARMSDMSFGKYSLEQSRRFYFASDTSYILVEVALPHGPHVIGVVGRGPGGGFGHQFFAYAGKLDLAHYQKNDTCLRQKELFTNLEREGLKAYELKPDELRRLLVGGHTSIPLDLTLIPLRSTSEQSLKTFRALFINLLHMREITAAKLKQLFLDAFEHSLRSGSVDYIAACEEAFRDVRRMEQDYNSLVAAGPLVEALANGVKQRDVLRGKLHRLSPLLDSLLGTWSDYAGARKEELTIQAEHYRNEQDSLQNDQRGGTQELMRLEREITGIQRWLGELSVLKHRFALVDDVKVLEQQLLAAKDAHDELAGALAQSRQFSAEDLEERLRDLEKRLKSVKQQLDHADNNSYARLREEFSQQDVERLMRLFNSALFSLPLGEHGIALDENGEWVKSMELILDGFKGERFEVPGLSIDLSHIEPPALQALADRAALRDQKERLEKELKQLKTQQAVAADRAASKTQTEALYQQVLDAQKALEDFRRSQTLSAEEGEKLEQLAQMEAAQDELKRSSDAFTERVQQLSAKLQLVGRQIADMEAKQRTLDDALRRRQLLPADLPFGTPFMDPVDDSMDNLLPLLNDYQDSWQGLLRVDGQIEALYAQVRLKGVAKFDSEDDMERRLQLLINAYAHRTDEALTLGKARRAAVTDIARTLRNIRSDYDSLEHQLALFNREINKRQVSNLQSFRIVLAPNKEALKHIDQIIHSAGQYEEGETLSVFDLSQSAEQDNKNEEAKEYLARLVAANHNQLGLKDLFELAFEITKVNGQPVIHTDIDGAASNGTTMTIKALTNMYLLLHLMDREQAGRVRLPYYLDEAADIDEKNQAALLETSLQLGFVPILASVKPQVCASVAIDLEGGSGPNGIYIDEADWKYIRRHDVVKATVNVEADEPELDPV; encoded by the coding sequence ATGAGCCAGGAACGCTACGGCATCCGCCGCTTCGCCCTTTTGAACACGGCTGGCTACAGCCTCGGCCTGTTCCCGCTGGAAGAACCGCTATCGGTGTACGGCGCGAACAACCTCGGTAAATCCGCCTCGATCAACGCCTTGCAGTTCCCGATCCTGGCGCGCATGTCGGACATGAGCTTCGGCAAGTACAGCCTGGAACAATCCCGGCGTTTCTACTTTGCGTCGGACACCAGCTACATCCTCGTCGAAGTCGCCCTGCCCCACGGCCCGCATGTGATCGGCGTGGTCGGTCGCGGCCCCGGCGGTGGTTTCGGTCACCAGTTCTTTGCCTACGCCGGCAAACTGGACCTGGCCCACTACCAGAAAAACGACACCTGCCTGCGCCAGAAAGAGCTGTTCACCAACCTGGAGCGCGAAGGTCTCAAGGCTTACGAACTCAAGCCTGATGAACTGCGGCGCCTGCTGGTGGGCGGTCACACCTCGATTCCCCTGGACCTGACGCTGATTCCGCTGCGCTCCACCAGCGAGCAAAGCCTCAAGACGTTCCGGGCGCTGTTCATCAACCTGCTGCACATGCGCGAAATCACCGCGGCCAAGCTCAAGCAGCTGTTTCTCGACGCCTTCGAGCACAGCCTGCGTTCCGGGAGCGTGGACTACATCGCCGCATGCGAAGAAGCCTTCCGCGACGTACGACGCATGGAGCAGGACTACAACTCCCTGGTGGCCGCCGGCCCGCTGGTGGAAGCCCTGGCCAATGGCGTGAAGCAGCGCGATGTCCTGCGCGGAAAACTGCATCGCCTGTCGCCGCTGCTCGATTCGCTGCTCGGCACCTGGTCGGACTACGCCGGGGCGCGCAAGGAAGAGCTGACCATTCAGGCCGAACACTACCGCAACGAACAGGACTCACTGCAAAACGACCAGCGTGGCGGTACCCAGGAGCTGATGCGCCTGGAGCGGGAAATCACTGGCATCCAGCGCTGGCTCGGTGAACTGTCGGTGCTCAAGCATCGGTTCGCCCTGGTGGATGACGTCAAGGTCCTGGAGCAGCAACTGCTCGCCGCCAAGGACGCCCACGACGAACTGGCCGGCGCCCTGGCCCAGTCCCGGCAGTTCAGCGCCGAAGACCTGGAAGAGCGTCTGCGGGATCTGGAAAAACGCCTGAAGTCGGTCAAGCAGCAACTCGATCACGCTGACAACAACAGCTACGCCCGCCTGCGCGAAGAGTTCTCGCAGCAGGACGTCGAACGCCTGATGCGCCTGTTCAACAGCGCCCTGTTCAGCCTGCCGTTGGGCGAACACGGCATCGCGCTGGACGAGAACGGCGAATGGGTCAAATCCATGGAGTTGATCCTCGACGGCTTCAAGGGTGAGCGCTTCGAAGTGCCGGGCCTGTCCATCGACCTGTCCCACATCGAGCCACCGGCCCTGCAAGCCCTGGCCGACCGTGCCGCATTGCGGGACCAGAAAGAGCGCCTGGAAAAAGAACTCAAACAGCTCAAGACCCAGCAAGCCGTGGCGGCCGACCGTGCGGCGAGCAAGACCCAGACCGAAGCGCTGTATCAGCAGGTCCTGGACGCACAGAAAGCCCTGGAAGACTTCCGGCGCAGCCAGACCCTGAGTGCCGAAGAAGGCGAGAAGCTCGAGCAACTGGCGCAGATGGAAGCCGCCCAGGACGAACTCAAGCGCTCCAGCGATGCCTTCACCGAACGCGTCCAGCAGCTCTCCGCCAAGTTGCAACTGGTGGGCCGGCAGATCGCCGACATGGAAGCCAAGCAACGCACCCTCGACGACGCCCTGCGCCGCCGTCAATTGCTGCCAGCGGACCTGCCGTTCGGTACGCCGTTCATGGACCCGGTCGACGACTCCATGGACAACCTGCTGCCATTGCTCAATGACTACCAGGACAGCTGGCAAGGCCTGTTGCGGGTCGACGGCCAGATCGAAGCGCTGTATGCCCAAGTGCGTCTCAAGGGCGTGGCCAAGTTCGACAGCGAAGACGACATGGAGCGGCGTCTGCAACTGCTGATCAACGCCTATGCCCACCGTACCGACGAAGCCCTGACCCTGGGCAAGGCCCGCCGTGCGGCGGTGACCGACATCGCCCGGACCCTGCGCAACATCCGCAGCGACTACGACAGCCTTGAGCACCAGCTGGCGTTGTTCAACCGCGAGATCAACAAGCGCCAGGTGTCCAACCTGCAGAGCTTCCGCATCGTCCTGGCGCCGAACAAGGAAGCGCTCAAGCACATCGACCAGATCATCCACAGCGCCGGTCAATACGAGGAAGGCGAAACCCTGTCGGTGTTCGACCTCAGCCAGAGCGCGGAGCAGGACAACAAGAACGAAGAAGCCAAGGAGTACCTGGCGCGCCTGGTGGCGGCGAACCACAACCAGCTCGGCCTCAAGGACCTGTTCGAACTGGCCTTCGAGATCACCAAGGTCAACGGCCAGCCAGTGATCCATACCGACATCGATGGCGCGGCCTCCAACGGCACCACCATGACTATCAAGGCCCTGACCAACATGTACCTGTTGCTGCACTTGATGGACCGCGAGCAGGCCGGTCGCGTGCGCCTGCCGTACTACCTGGATGAAGCGGCGGACATCGATGAAAAGAACCAGGCAGCGCTGCTGGAAACCAGCCTGCAACTGGGCTTCGTGCCGATCCTCGCCAGCGTGAAACCGCAGGTCTGTGCCAGTGTCGCCATCGACCTGGAAGGCGGCAGCGGCCCGAACGGTATCTACATCGACGAAGCGGACTGGAAGTACATCCGTCGTCATGATGTGGTGAAGGCCACGGTGAATGTAGAGGCCGATGAGCCGGAGCTGGATCCGGTGTGA
- the rimI gene encoding ribosomal protein S18-alanine N-acetyltransferase, which yields MSDAVSFRPMTEADLDAVLKIEYAAYSHPWTRGIFLDGLGKYQIWLMFEGQQQVGHGVVQIILDEAHLLNITVKPENQGRGLGLRLLEQLMSIAYKAEARECFLEVRDSNRTAFRLYERYGFNEIGRRRDYYPAVGGREDAVVMACTLVD from the coding sequence ATGAGTGACGCTGTTTCGTTTCGCCCGATGACCGAGGCGGACCTCGATGCCGTGCTGAAGATCGAATACGCGGCCTACAGCCACCCCTGGACCCGAGGGATATTCCTCGATGGGCTGGGCAAGTACCAGATCTGGCTGATGTTCGAGGGGCAGCAGCAGGTAGGGCATGGCGTGGTGCAGATCATTCTTGACGAGGCGCACCTGCTCAACATTACCGTCAAGCCGGAAAACCAGGGCCGGGGGCTGGGACTGCGCCTGCTGGAGCAGCTCATGTCGATTGCCTACAAGGCCGAGGCCCGGGAGTGCTTCCTGGAAGTGCGCGACAGTAACCGCACGGCGTTCCGGTTGTACGAGCGCTATGGCTTCAACGAGATCGGCCGGCGGCGGGATTACTATCCGGCGGTGGGTGGGCGTGAAGATGCGGTGGTCATGGCTTGTACATTGGTGGATTGA
- the mksE gene encoding Mks condensin complex protein MksE produces the protein MHLDLSELSQLAPIFRELFKGYHVSRRDPELYAQLSNFQDQYRTLFKALGFELVCDTRGFYYFVPDLAAAAVNKTAQRLALFTFILVEHLADQGRDPIAVLDGGSLGRDELPSLLEKYRDLFIQAEVQTQEELEEKIMRRMTQLGFASEDNGVYRFLPPMHRFLDVCLSVQQDRDLAASVHSVLPLPAPILIDEDSDEKLLQTEDPLDLAPFEDESEEDALARAIAEEQETDA, from the coding sequence ATGCATCTTGATCTATCCGAACTGTCCCAGCTGGCGCCGATCTTTCGCGAGCTGTTCAAGGGTTACCACGTCAGCCGCCGCGACCCGGAGCTGTACGCGCAACTGTCGAATTTCCAGGACCAGTACCGCACGCTGTTCAAAGCCCTGGGCTTCGAACTGGTGTGCGATACCCGTGGTTTCTACTACTTCGTACCGGACCTGGCCGCTGCGGCGGTGAACAAGACCGCCCAGCGCCTGGCGCTGTTCACCTTCATCCTCGTCGAACACCTGGCCGACCAGGGCCGCGACCCGATTGCCGTGCTCGACGGTGGCAGCCTGGGCCGCGATGAGCTGCCATCGCTGCTGGAGAAGTACCGCGACCTGTTCATCCAGGCCGAAGTGCAGACCCAGGAGGAGCTGGAAGAAAAAATCATGCGTCGCATGACCCAACTGGGCTTCGCCAGCGAAGACAACGGTGTGTACCGCTTCCTGCCGCCGATGCACCGTTTCCTTGACGTCTGCCTGTCGGTCCAGCAGGACCGCGACCTGGCGGCCAGCGTGCACAGCGTGCTGCCGTTGCCGGCGCCGATACTGATCGACGAAGACAGCGACGAAAAGCTGCTGCAAACCGAAGATCCACTGGATCTGGCGCCGTTTGAAGACGAAAGCGAAGAAGACGCACTGGCCCGAGCCATTGCCGAAGAACAGGAGACCGACGCATGA
- a CDS encoding energy transducer TonB, with protein sequence MLIESRRRAYLTAMQVVNWLPRTELPFAAPSRPELLEMPEPAELAPVAAAPLARTVAEPAAPVAERPKIEVPRPSLASTRTGAKPVEEAQEAPAPARVAPVPPPRFALQLLRAGRCLLLVELPTGEPFQSRDPAYLLLKDMLRAAGLPDSPQIVGEPVRWPLLSRGTMDQGPEAARDFVQGFVSARLEEAPCACLWLIGLPAVKFAGEADAQAFNRELQVEGLGVAWAIPGLELLMETPQHKAEVWQAMRRLMARWKESNE encoded by the coding sequence TTGCTTATCGAGTCCCGTCGCCGCGCTTATCTGACCGCCATGCAGGTGGTCAATTGGCTGCCGCGCACCGAATTGCCGTTCGCCGCCCCGTCGCGGCCCGAGCTGCTGGAAATGCCCGAGCCGGCAGAACTGGCGCCGGTTGCGGCGGCGCCTCTGGCCCGGACCGTTGCCGAGCCGGCAGCACCTGTGGCCGAACGGCCGAAAATCGAGGTGCCACGGCCGAGCCTGGCCTCGACCCGCACCGGTGCCAAACCGGTGGAAGAAGCGCAAGAGGCGCCGGCCCCGGCCAGGGTCGCCCCGGTCCCGCCGCCGCGTTTCGCCCTGCAATTGTTGCGTGCCGGACGCTGCCTGCTGCTGGTGGAACTGCCCACCGGCGAGCCATTCCAGAGCCGAGACCCCGCGTACCTGCTGCTCAAGGACATGCTGCGCGCCGCCGGTCTGCCGGACAGCCCACAGATAGTTGGTGAACCGGTGCGCTGGCCGCTGTTGTCCCGTGGGACGATGGACCAGGGACCGGAAGCGGCCCGGGATTTCGTCCAGGGTTTTGTTTCGGCGCGGCTCGAAGAGGCGCCCTGTGCGTGTCTGTGGCTGATCGGTCTGCCGGCGGTGAAATTTGCCGGCGAGGCGGACGCGCAAGCGTTCAATCGCGAATTGCAGGTCGAAGGGCTGGGAGTGGCCTGGGCAATACCGGGCCTGGAACTGTTAATGGAAACGCCACAGCACAAGGCTGAAGTCTGGCAAGCCATGCGCCGGCTGATGGCGCGCTGGAAAGAATCGAATGAGTGA